The Porites lutea chromosome 11, jaPorLute2.1, whole genome shotgun sequence genome contains the following window.
CGATGTCATCACAGCGTATATATACTGCCAATTAAAAAGCCTTCCGGGCACTTCGATAAGGTAAGTAATAAACAATATCAGAGGAAAAATAACAGTGATCTAAGGCATCATATTAAAAGTTTTGGACAGCTGTTTTAGTGAAAATGGGCCTCGATAGCACGGAATGGCTGTTAATTGCGCACAGGCTACTAAATATAATAGGCATTGACCTAATGTTAGCTCAGTTGTCGGATATGAAAAGTAAATAGCTGATTCTTCAAACTCAGTCCCTTTTTTGCTTATTTAGAAGTGATTATCGCTTTTGTAACCGTGTTCAAAATGCAATAGGTAAGGCCTCAAGTTTACCGAACTGTAACTGTTCAGAATCAATCCGTCACATCTCATTTACGCCTTGGATGtaaattttaagagaaaactaCCTAAGCCTTTTatattgaataataaaaaaccCTTGAAACACGAGATATATTTCGCTTAATGCTCTCTCGCATTTGAAATCTGCATAACTAAAAGCATCATGTCATAGTATATAGAATTTAAAGAAACATCATCCATTAGCAATATAGCAAAAAATTCATCCCCATTTCGCCTGCAAATCGACTGTGCTTTTCCAGTCTGTGAATCGAGATAGCGACTTAGTCCAATGAGGAGTTATTAGTGCTTAGTATGACATATTTTATTATCCTTCGTGGATTGAAGAAAGACGCTTGTTAAGAAAAGGGTGGTGGCCAACTCTTATAAATACTGTAAATACTGTTGTTACGAGCTTCCTTTTAGTCCTCGTTGGTTTACTTATGAAAGTCaatattttctttggaaaaaaaaatctcaattttttttctgataactTGATTTAAAATCCCTTCAACAAagtcttaaaaaaattttagttatTAGGTTTTATTAGGTTTTTGAAAATAACAACTACCTCTGTTTCGTCAGGTTTTTTCCTCAGTGTTTTGATCACGGGCCTTCGTTTTCTACTTTACGTTCATTTCATTGGGAGGGGACAGGTGTATTTGCAGAGTTGCAAAATAACCAAACTGACTGTAGAAATtgaacataattttaaaaagaatggCGCGATTGAAGTGTTTTAGCGGAATCGTTTTTCTGACGGATGTTCATTATTTATGAGCagattgaaaattttgaataacGCTTGGGGTAACAGTCTATTCTTGACTATCAAAAACGTATTGCaaagaaatgaaacagaaatataTTGAAAGCAAACCAGTTTAAATGCCATACTAccaaaaaacaatgttttccCTTTCGTAATTGATGATTTTGAGTCATGCTTCATCCTATACGTGAGCGTATATTGTAAGATGCGAAGCGTTGTGTAACCCTTGCTACAACAATAAAAGAACAGACCTAACGGTTGCTAAGAACCACTATACGAAAAGTAACTCCTAGAATAGGGTAACTCATTGATGTGCTTCAAACGCCGGCAACCACGAGATTTGAAAAGAACGTTTGaatgaaaggaaaattttatataGTCCTTTATGGCTTATATTCATTTAGTTTGGCAGGAGAGGTTTTATTATCATGAAGAACAAGACACATACGATACACACGGCTATAGTCAGACACGATTTGCGTGATGTGATGCTCTATATATACAAGGaaattttcataattataaCCCAGCAGTAAAGAGCCTCCGCATTCTCTTAAGGTATCATTGAAGATTCCAGACTGCACTCTACCCCTGATAAACGAACATGAGAGCAAGGGGTCTAAATTGCCCTCAGGCGCCGGTAACTGAGGCTGTTTCTGATTCAAATTCCGCGTTTGATAAGTACAGTTTGTAGATATAGAGGCATCTTGTGACAGGGAAGGTGAGCAATAGTATTGCTTTCTATTTCTCTTTTCCAAAAACTCTCAGTACAATCAGGTTGTTCCTTATATTATTTGTTACTTATACCACACGTTCATTTTGGCACTAAACTGATATACGTGTTTCGGTTGAactttatccttggtttaaatttggTTTGGTTTCAAAGAGGCTATTTTCCTCTCTTTCAtgctcattatcatacattatcataccagaaagtaaaacaaaataagatcTAAGCCAGGGATAACATTCAAGTACAATATATGGTTTTCCATTCTGATTAAGGTATGCGTTCTGGGTTTGTAATCCAACTTCGTAACGATATAGCAAAGTGAAAGATGTACTTTTACAAACGGTGGATTGTGCCCGTAAATTCGAGATATTTATAATAATTCCGCCACCGTCTCTTAAAGTTATTACTGCAAAATTCCTAGAATCCAAACTTTATTTAATCTTTAGCGGGCAGCGTAGGTGCTTGCCTTCGGTTGATAGTATCTTGGTTGTCTTTGTTTGGGAAGAGTTCTAGTGATTTCGAGTCGCTTGTTTCGACGGGGACAGACTCTTGCGGGGCCATGAAATTCATTCCACGGGACAGTCCCTTTAATGCGTCGCGAAAAGTTTTGCTACGTATCCAGTACACGGCTGGGTTGACAACGGACGTGAAGGCTACAGAAAACGTTGATAGTGTTCTGGCGAATCGAGGTACACCTACTTCGGTAAACATTAAAAACCCCAGGACAATTGTAGGTAGATAACACAGAGTGAATAGGCAGATTACGATAAATATTGTTTTCGTTAATCTAACTTCTTGGGCCTGAAAAATTCCTAGCTGTCTTGGGCACGAGTCTTTCGCAAACATTGTATCCACCCTACCACGTCTTGTTTTCATGGCTTTGAAAATCTTCGAGTAACAAGCCACAATTACAGTCGAATTGACTATCAAGAAGATAAACAGAAACGTATTATATATTAAAGGGCTTGAGTTGTGATCGTGAATGCATAGCCCGTAGTAAGGTTCAAACTTGTAATTTCCCCATCCAAGAAGGGGCGCTGAAGCAAAAAGAAGCGAAGCCAACCAAATCAGGAAAATCATTTGACATACCGTTTTTAATTTGAACTTTGAACGGTGCTGTACCGGGTGAACTGTGGCGTAATATCTAGTGATGCTTGTAACTGCTAAGGTAAGAAGACTGCATGAATAGGAAGCGTACGATTGGAAAGCTTGGAACTTGCAAACATTCGTGGAAAATTTCCAGGCGCCATTGACCAGAACTGACACAAGGAGCGGCAAGCTCACCACTGCACTAAGGATATCTGTAACGGCGAGATTTAACAAGAGAAAGTTTGGCACTGTTCTCAGCAGCTTATGTCGTGAAATTGCCAGGCACACGATAAGGTTACCAGCCAGCGCAAGACACAAAAAAACAGTGGCAATGCTCGATTCCAAAACGACTATCAAAGTCGGGCGAGGTGGCAGAGACGTTACATTCATACTCAAAATTAGATGTTCCGCGGTTATTTTAAAGTGGCATTTTCTTACTTCTGTTGATATGAACGTATCATTGCCATGTGATTAATGATGTGCGTCTAGCAGGGGTTTTGCATTAAAATCCGTTTATGACTTATTCATTATTGAGCGTTTGCACCTTGCGAAACTAATATTTTCTGAAACGAATTGATTATGGCCAATAGCTATAAACTTAAAACTTTGATTGTGTCGTCGACGCTTTCACgtggtaaaaaggaaaaaaaaacactttgtcCTTGCTTAGTGAGCTGAAGACTGAACTTGATTTTCACttataagaattttttttctcaattgaTTTAAAgcgaaatattttctttatgtGTCAAAGGcatgctttccttttttctctctaaaaacaattatttcttaTCTTCGGTCATTTGAGGGTGATCAAAAAATAAACGGAAATGAATTTGGCTAGAAGCAGGCTCCGACCGTCGGCGTAAGATATGTATAGTctacgtaatatatcaaacatgagatgcagtgtttcatcaccagatgaaacaccgagaagagagttgaaaatacgacgcgcagcggagtatttttgacgaacttcgaggtgtttcatctggtgatgaaacactgtgtcgaatgtttgatatttcttctcaaacaaaatcatttttgaaggagaaattaaggatgcaaatactaagcagtgtttcatccgatttccaaacactcattaaacattaatttcctttgtattttcttaatgaattattaatgagtttgagaagattAAATCATCAGTCAAATGTTTAAATTTCCtaacaacaaaaactttcactACCAAACATTACCCAAAGATCAAAATCACCATGATGATAAGTGCAACTCCCGTTCAAGTTGAGTCAGCTCGAACAAAAGAAGCGTACTTTTTACAACTGAGATGGGCTAACAAGTGATGTCGATTCTgaacaaaacattaaaaaagtgttttcatcaGACAATGTCAACATAAAACATCAGTATTctactttttttcctttaattaaatttctttgaaaataagGGACGAGATACTAGAGACGACAGGTCTTTTTTTTGTCTGCAAGGCTTTCTAAATAGTAATCTCCCTTTGGAAACTCTTGTTTAAGCAGATCTGATAGAACCATCAGGATACCGTAAACTGACGCATATAAGCCCTGGGGGGGCCTATTGTACATCTTTGtcaggggttttaggagggcttactCCGATCGGCTTATAACCGGAATACAGctctaaagtgtgacgtcataaaaagtTAAAGCTGTGAAATTACGGGATTTGTCAAAATATTCTGAAAGACGACGCCCAAGACGCCTACTTACAAAACatagcatttcggggcaaattgccTCTGAGATATTAgtccagttatgctctgatgactccacacaaatccttctaaatttgggtctaaacgtttagacccaagtcaaatttagaaggatttgtaataattacaaatcccataatttcataactttaatttttatgacgtcatcactttagaactctatAGAAAAAGCCCTTCGAAACAAGTTATAGCATTgttgatcaaaatacgttttgtaTTTACTGTGATGTTAGAATTTGGCTTCAAAACGTCACAAGTTcaaacaagagactataaaggggacagagagggcatcccccatatacaccctattccataggtaattcgtctcgagttatttttaacaccacagatctcaagggggattagacaacagccaatcacatagcgcgaatgtgttccgcgtggatgacccacgctgagagccacgcgtccttcacgaaatgacgcagaacaacaTGGGgcaagacgcggagagcgattttgctattccttttgtcgacgaaaacgactacagcgagatttctgcgaaagctgtgtcagcgaaaccgaaattaaagaagaatcgcccttcctctcttgtatagagctgaaagtagagcagggaaatccttaacacactgaatattctctcaggatcatttataatttacagtttgaagagagcaatttctggtttgatgtttatttttttccgtctttatagcgattattcctacccacaaactttgtcaattgtaggcgaaccctcctaaagctgaatttcaaggcacaatattcaagctcagaaagagaaataaaatttcgtcgttgcttatttacgtcctccataaaacgcgaaattaggcattttcacgtcgtagtcgtgcaaaaacgggaaagaaatgaacaaaaaagtgtgttgcacgtgcgaagttgttgttttgctaattaaacctattgtttttttgacgttctagttgtcgtccgcgtcgttggatcttaaactccctaaattgtacaaaggaccggtttcaatagaccggcgaaatttctcattttattaaagcactgaggttacgacaacttcgagttaaactgattgcacgggttgtcaaagagtccagcgattcctttttcccaggtgagcgccgactcatttcgcttcaatattcaggaatgctctcgatctttttacgctttcattgcctcttgcccgacatgttttgcacggcgtttggtcatgcgaaaactccacgaaacatccacgcctcgcgcgaggtaactttatcccgattctaaaaataactcgagacgaattacctatggaatagtgtgtatatgggggatgccctctctgtcccctttatagtctcttggttcaAATTATAAGGTTAGTCAAATTTGAATACAAATGATACCGAAACAAGATAACAAGCCTCACCCGTttaattaagaaaaactattaTCAACGGTACTTTGAAACTATTTTTAAGAAATGGAAAACaactttaagtttaaaacaagaCATGTTTCGATCGTTCAACGATCATCTTCAGTTGTGAATTCGTTTGCAAGTTCGGTTGAATTAATACAAGCAATTACTTTGAAACCAATATTAAAAACACtaataaaaactggaaaggaataaataaaatgatctcATTCAAAGAAGAAAGCAAATACGAAGGCTAATTCTTCAACGTTTTGTAATGGAAAGGAAATAAGTTATACTCTAAGCTGGCACTTTGCAATTGTAGGATACACTGATACAGAAAAGCGTGATTTTAATATCTTTCTAGATCCACctaaattttattaaattctttTTACCTCAACCCCTTGGTTTCCGAGGACATCGAAGAAGAAATTAAAGCACAACCAAATAACAAGGCTCATGGATTTTATTGTGCCAGTCAGGATTGGGAGTCCTACAAAGTTATTCAAAATAGCATAAAGTTTAAGAATGCTATCGTAAAATGTTCTGCTAAAGTTGGCTGTGCGTAAATCACGATGAAGATAATATTTAACGAAAATGCTAATTAAAAACTTCTAATCAATGATTAAGTCATCTTCAAGATCATCACTCAAAATggacaattttaaattttgtgaaTAGAAATAGCACATGCAAAAGGAAAACCGTACGCTTTAATTAACGTACCCACAGGTTTAAAGAGTATGTTGTATCTTGTGCCGAGTTAGCCTCATCCCCAAAATCGTGTTCTTTGGTTCCACCATCATCAAAAGATGCCGCGTCAGCTTCTGTTATTCCAATTCCGTGGTCAGCACGTGAACAGTTCTTGCCTCCTCCACCAATCATCATCACCGCTCCATCACCTCCGCTCCAGTCACACCAGAAGCCGATTGCATTAGCACCTTGGATGTTTCCTTTGCATGTTGCCTGTTTGAAGCCTCCAGTTGTTGCGTACTGACCGCCATACTGAACAGTACAATGACCCAGACATCGGTTACTTGCCCAAATGGCACCATTCCTAAAGTTACCAAAGGCTGTGATTTTCGATCGAAATGTCCTTCCACCTAGACAGTTTCCTATCGTCTGCAAGAGAGCGGTGTGCTGGCGGTCATTAGTGCGCGTGATTTTCAACTCGTTACCTCTGACCGTCCAGAATGCGGGAGCGATCATGTCAGCATTGTATGATGGATCAGTCGTCCTTCCATAACTTGTTCTTCTGTCATACCACCAAACCCCAGAATCACTCATCCAGTTTTTGGCGTCTTTGTTAGAGAACCGAGCGATGAGTGTCCACCCTTGTCCAGAGGAAGTCATATCACAGTATACCTGAAAGGAACGATACACGAGTCTAAAATATATGGCAACAGGAAGAGAGCGGAGTTATTAAAGTAATCAAATAGTTTACTCGTGAAataagggaataatttcacgcccGTTTCGTCCAAAAATTCTAATAACTTCCCGGCCTtccgtcaccatttgattacaaaTCACTACAAATTTAAGAATCACAAAACATACTAGATAATTATTCTTGTAGCACACAACACGCAACTATTCAACAGAGCAAGGCAATGTCCAACACCGGAGAGGTCAATTTGTAATGGCTTGAACGCGACAAATATAGCTGATTAAAATTATAAACCCGTAAAGATGATACCTAATGAATGTGTGGGTAAACGTTTGTTACCTTTGGAAATTTATCGCGAGCTTCTCGTGCAGATGCATTCCAAATGTAAAATGGAGTGGCAAAGAAATGGAGGGTACGATTAACATTTTAGTGTTACTTTTACATAATATTGAGATATACGCCTGATTGAAGAAACTTTGTCACTGAAAGAGGATTAACTTCATTAACCATGAACGATGAGGCTTAAAGGATTTTGGGGAATACGTTTACTTAGCATtccaattaatttttttccaaaaaaagcaAGGAGTATTTTTAACTCTTCCCAGAGAACGTTTACGTCTCATCCTGTTATTATTTAAGTGTATGCTGGCGATGTGGCTACTATTTATTACAAGAGGGATTTCTGAAGAAACAAGTCATGCTTAAAGAGTTTTCGCCAAGAAAAATGACAAGGATGTTTTACAAATTACAGACCTGTAGCCAATATACCTTTTCTAGCTAACGTCATCGGAAGGTTGTCGCGGTTCAAACACATTGATACTTGGAGAACAATCAGTTGATGCACTCTATGCAATCCGCCTACCGTAAACATCATGTTTCCTCTGTCAGCCGCATTTGACACCGTAGACCATACTATACTCGTTGGTAGACAGAGTCATGGTTATTTTGGTTTTTACCACACCGTGCTAAAAtggtttttaatgtttttttttttgttcttcgcGATCGGACACAATCTGTTATTATTGGTAAACACAAAGAATACTAGAATTTGGAGTTCCGCTAGGGTTGATACTAGGACCTCTCTTGATCACGCTCTATGCTGCAGCTATTCAGGACAAGATCTCTGCTCATAACCTAGACTGTATATTCTATTCAAATGATTCTCAACTTTACATTGATATTGATCCTCTTAATTGATCAACGTCCGGGCGTAAGCACCCTTCAGAAGCGTATTAGTGATTAAGTTATAGAATGGAACACCATCAATAAGTTAGCGTGCAATCCTAGTAAAACAAAGGTCATTCAGTTTAGTTCTCATTCGTCAAGAACCCAGTTCTTAGTGATTCTTCGATTGGCAACGCTGGAGTACAACCATCAGACCGAGTTGTAATCTTGGTGTAAACCTAGATAGAGAGCTCAATGGTCGTCCTCATATTAATGAAATGTGCAAAAAGGCTATGCTGCCGATTCGATTTATTGAATGATTAAGGAAGTATCTGAGCAAGAATCACCTTAATATGATGTTCAATGTCGCTCTTGGATAATTGTAACAGTTTATACAGTGGCCTAGCAAGCCGAGAAATAGATAAGCTCCAACGTGTTGAGAACTGTGCCGCACCCTTGATTCAACGAATAAAAAGAACCGACCATATAACTCCTGTCATGAAAAACTTGCACTGGCTTACTATTATTGCACACATCAATGTCAAAATTGCATGTGATTTGACTCCTCACTATTTGTCTTCACTTCTTGCAAGTTCCGCTTCTGTTTCCTAGACTTATGGCTATCGCTTATGCACCGAAAATCTGGAAAAGTTTACTTCATCATATCAAATACTCTGAATTTGCATACACTTTTAAGAAACGTTTgaacactttattttttttccattcagaTTAATTTACCATTGTAAGCGCATTGataattcttttaataaaaACCATTATTTTGAACCTTGTTGGAATGCATCTGCACGAGAAGCTCGCGATAATGTAAGCCTTTTTAGAAGAGAACTTTAAATTTCCAAAGGTAACAAACGTTTACCCCCACATCCATTAGGTATCATCTTTACGGGTTTATAATTTTAATCAGCTATTAATATTTGCCGTGTTCAAGCCATTACAAATTGACCTCTGCAGTGTAGGACCTCGAACTTCCAATCACGATTTGTTGCCCTTTAAGCTCATCCTCCCTTTAATTAGTCCACCATCATCACTGGGTGAAATGAAGAGGTCACTGGCAAGCCATAAACCAAGAGAATAAATCGTCCTTGATGCAGTTTCATTAAATAATGTATAAAACTAAAACATACTTGGAAAGTTGAGGAAGATGGCGTAACTCTGTAAATTCCATCAGTTGCTTTGCTATCGATTCTCTTTATCTGGCTGCATGTGATTGAGACTGCAGAACAAAGTTTCTTACCATCAGTACCAGTTATATACATGGTTTGTTTTGAATTAGGCATAGAAATGAAGGCCATCGACGTTGCGCTATACGATCGTTAAACAAATCAATTTGAATGGACAGTTGAACCtttccacaacggccaccttggggtcagaagaaagtggccgatGTGTAGAGGGGtgtaaaatgacaattttttaagAGAGTACAACATGTCTATTTTCCTACGTTCATACTTGCTGTCCCCCATAATGATAATAATCCAGTCATAAATAATGTATAGAGATAAAATacgcaaaaatcttgaattatgtcttaaatcaaaatgttaacagGACAAAACGAGAAAGGTTCGCAACATCTGCTTTTTTCTTAGAGAATTTATGCTTAGAATTATTGCAGcagtaaaaatgaaacaaaatcaaaatacgaTTGCCGCGGTTTATCATCAACACGTCATACggatcaaatttcatgaccgtttttgattttttcattagtcgctgaaaaaactggccgttgtcGAGAGGTTATTTTCGCACTTGGGGACACGTTTTAGAGGCCGTTGCccttgtggagaggtggccattatACAGAGGTTTCCATAAAAGTTAATGTATGGACCGGACTGTCCGTCTGAACAAAAAAGTGGCTGTTGctgagaggtggccgttagtggaggttcgactgtggCTACAAGAAACCATAATCCTTTAACAGGGAGGGAAATCATATGTGAATGGAACAAAATTAAAACATCTCAACAGGAAAGAAACCAATATGGTGTTGCTCAGTTGCTTAATCTGAACGTTAAAATTTAACTTGTTAAAATAGGCAGCCAAATAGAAGCTATAGATACTTTTAACTTCGTTAAACTTgttgtattttaatatttttttcctttttctttcttccccgTTTGCTTGTAAATAACgcaatttgtcaaaatttggcGTGATTTGTCCTAAACTCCGAAAATTATGCAATTTACGACAACCCCCTCCAAAAGAGAAGACGAGCATCTATGCCCTTTTCATATAGCCGAAACGTCCGACATTTTATATTTCCTTGTTTTCGTTGTCAAAGATCTTAGTACTTTTTAAATAATAGACACTTGCAACGTTACAGTAAAAACCTCGTGcaatttaaagtaaaatt
Protein-coding sequences here:
- the LOC140952525 gene encoding melatonin receptor type 1A-like gives rise to the protein MNVTSLPPRPTLIVVLESSIATVFLCLALAGNLIVCLAISRHKLLRTVPNFLLLNLAVTDILSAVVSLPLLVSVLVNGAWKFSTNVCKFQAFQSYASYSCSLLTLAVTSITRYYATVHPVQHRSKFKLKTVCQMIFLIWLASLLFASAPLLGWGNYKFEPYYGLCIHDHNSSPLIYNTFLFIFLIVNSTVIVACYSKIFKAMKTRRGRVDTMFAKDSCPRQLGIFQAQEVRLTKTIFIVICLFTLCYLPTIVLGFLMFTEVGVPRFARTLSTFSVAFTSVVNPAVYWIRSKTFRDALKGLSRGMNFMAPQESVPVETSDSKSLELFPNKDNQDTINRRQAPTLPAKD